The Mucilaginibacter sp. PAMB04168 genome contains the following window.
AAGCGGCTATTGATGCTGCCTTGGGCGCTAAAGCCAACTGGGAAAATTTACCCTGGGAGCACCGTGCCGCCATTTTTCTGAAAGCTGCCGATTTGATTGCCGGTCCGTACCGCGCTAAAATCAACGCCGCTACCATGCTGGGCCAAAGCAAAAATGCTTACCAGGCCGAAATTGACGCCGCTTGCGAACTGATAGACTTTTTGCGTTTTAACGTGCATTTCATGACGGAGATTTACGCCCAGCAGCCTATATCGGGCAAAGGTGTATGGAACCGTGTAGAGCAACGCCCGCTGGAAGGTTTTGTATTTGCTATTACGCCGTTCAACTTTACGGCTATAGCCGGCAACCTTTGCGCCGCCCCTGCCCTTATGGGTAACGTGGTGGTATGGAAACCTGCTCCTACCCAAATTTATGCAGCCAACGTACTGATGCAGATCTTTAACGAGGCCGGCGTTCCTCCGGGTGTTATCAACATGATCAGTGTGGATGGCCCGGTAGCTGGCGACGTAATTTTTAGTCACCCAGATTTTGCAGGCCTGCACTTTACCGGTTCAACACATGTGTTCCAAAACCTGTGGAAAATCATTGGCAATAACATTAGCCTGTATAAAACTTACCCGCGCATTGTGGGCGAAACCGGTGGTAAAGACTTTGTGTTGGCCCACCCAAGCGCCGATGCCGATGTGGTAAATGTAGCCTTGGTACGTGGTGCGTTTGAGTACCAGGGACAAAAATGCTCGGCTGCATCCCGCGCTTATGTTCCCAAATCATTATGGCCTGCGGTAAAAGAAAAATTGCAGCGCGATATTGCTACTCTGAAAGTAGGTCCGGTTGAAGATTTTGAAAACTTTGTGAACGCAGTAATCACCGAGGCATCGTTTGATAAACTGGCTAAGTATATTGACGAGGCCAAGGCTAATGCTGATGTTGAGATTATTGCGGGTGGTATATACGATAAATCTATCGGTTATTTTGTAGAGCCTACCGTGATCCAGGTGCAGGACCCTTACTACGTAACCATGTGCGAGGAACTTTTTGGTCCGGTATTAACAGTTTACGTTTATGAGGATGAGCAGTTTGAAGAGATCATGAACATCATCGACAAAACGTCGGCCTATGCCTTAACAGGTTCTATTATTGCGCAAGACCGTTATGCCGTTAATATGGCCAGCCAACGCTTGCGTAATGCTGCCGGTAACTTCTATATTAATGATAAGCCTACTGGTGCAGTGGTTGGTCAGCAGCCTTTCGGCGGCGCGCGGGGCTCAGGCACAAATGATAAAGCTGGTTCGATGCTTAACCTGCTGCGTTGGGTATCCCCACGCACTATCAAAGAAACCTTTGATCCACCGAAGGATTATAGATACCCGTTTTTAACAAAAGAACTTTAAAAGAGTAGAGCCAGGAGCCAGATTCAAATGAGACTGAAAAAATCATCAATGTTTTGGCTCCTGGTTCTTTTTTACTGTTTCAGGTTCGCATCATCAGGGTCGCCCTCTGCTTCGCCTGCAGTGCCGCCGGCAAAGTCTCCGGCATCCAGGTTCAATTCATAAGATGGTGTGGATGCTTCGTAAGCACGGTTCCATGCTTCTACTTCTCCTGCCTGTTCATTCTTCTCAATGTCATTCAATTCTGCCGAACCTAAAGAGGTGTCTTGCGGATCGCGGCTGGCTGCATTTTCATTTTCTTCCTCATTAATAGGAACTGTATTTTCGGATGCCATATGATTTATGTTTAATGTATCCTATTAAAGCAATTACGAAAGGCTTTGTTTGGTCACGCTTTTACTTAGTTTCCATTTTAGAATGCTTTTCAGGGTTGGCCATGCGGATGCTGACCACCAGCGATAACGCAATACACAAGGTAATATACCAGTAAAAC
Protein-coding sequences here:
- the pruA gene encoding L-glutamate gamma-semialdehyde dehydrogenase, which encodes MLKGFFNVPEPVNEPVLNYGPRSVERAALKAALDEARAQQLDIPMYIGGEEVRTGKTLEVRPPHDHKHLLATYHEGDASHVQAAIDAALGAKANWENLPWEHRAAIFLKAADLIAGPYRAKINAATMLGQSKNAYQAEIDAACELIDFLRFNVHFMTEIYAQQPISGKGVWNRVEQRPLEGFVFAITPFNFTAIAGNLCAAPALMGNVVVWKPAPTQIYAANVLMQIFNEAGVPPGVINMISVDGPVAGDVIFSHPDFAGLHFTGSTHVFQNLWKIIGNNISLYKTYPRIVGETGGKDFVLAHPSADADVVNVALVRGAFEYQGQKCSAASRAYVPKSLWPAVKEKLQRDIATLKVGPVEDFENFVNAVITEASFDKLAKYIDEAKANADVEIIAGGIYDKSIGYFVEPTVIQVQDPYYVTMCEELFGPVLTVYVYEDEQFEEIMNIIDKTSAYALTGSIIAQDRYAVNMASQRLRNAAGNFYINDKPTGAVVGQQPFGGARGSGTNDKAGSMLNLLRWVSPRTIKETFDPPKDYRYPFLTKEL